In the genome of Anomalospiza imberbis isolate Cuckoo-Finch-1a 21T00152 chromosome 27, ASM3175350v1, whole genome shotgun sequence, one region contains:
- the TIMM13 gene encoding mitochondrial import inner membrane translocase subunit Tim13, giving the protein MESGFGSDFGSGGGGGGKLDPGLIMEQVKVQIAVANAQELLQRMTDKCFRKCIGKPGGALDNSEQKCIAMCMDRYMDSWNTVSRAYNSRLQRERANM; this is encoded by the exons ATGGAGAGCGGCTTCGGCTCCGACTTCGGCTCcggaggaggcggcgggggcAAGCTAGACCCCGGACTCATCATGGAGCAGGTGAAGGTGCAGATCGCCGTGGCCAACGCACAGGAGCTCTTGCAG CGGATGACGGACAAGTGCTTTCGGAAGTGCATCGGGAAGCCCGGTGGCGCCCTGGACAACTCCGAGCAG AAGTGCATCGCCATGTGCATGGACCGGTACATGGACTCCTGGAACACAGTTTCGCGAGCCTACAATTCTCGGCTGCAGCGGGAGAGAGCCAACATGTGA